The sequence TGCCGACTATAAACGATCCCCATAGTGAGCCAGCAATCTCCCATGTCAGAAGGGTGTTCGCTTCTCCTCTAATCGATTCTGTAATGATTGCTACGGGGTTTATGACCCTCTTAATCGACTCCGGAACGATATCCATACTGACGATAGCAAGAGCCCCGGTCCATCCTAGCATCCCTGCAGCAGCACTGGGCATGGTCCGTTTTGAAATGAGAGAAATCAGTATACCTACTGAAGTTACGACAAGTACGAACACCGAGAACGCTACACTAAGAGCCAAAAAAGGAAGAAATTGTATTCCACCAGGGATATAGATGTAAACTGCAGCAAGAGCTAGCACCATAGCGGGAATGCAGGTTAGAAGCAGTATCATAGCAACTTTTGTCAGGAGGATACGAGAGCGGCTTAGTGGATAGCTGAGAAGGGTCTGCAGTGTTCCGTCTTCGAAGCTTCGTGCCAGGCTGAAAGCAGTTAAGGCGGGAATCAACAGGACAAAGACTGAGATCAAGCTTGAAAGAGCCATAGCGTACGCAAGTGTCCCTCCTTCCAAGAATGCATAGTATCGTTCAATCAGTCGAGAACCATCCCACTGTGAACCTAGACAGAGCTCTAACCACACAGACGCGTTGCCAACAGCTATGCCCCTGGTGGCTGCCATGAACAACATAATCGCCACGATGCTTTCGAGGATTGGAAAATGATAGGTGTACTTGAATTCAAGTTCGATTATCGGGTGAACTTTTTCGTGATTCTTACTCACTTTTAGCAAGCTCCTTGAAGGCGACCTCAAGATTGCCAGCTTTTTCAACCGCATAGAGCTTGATATCCAGCGAATCTGCAACATTCTCGATATCTGCCTGAATGTCATCAATGCCCCGTGACTCTGAGGTGAAGGTTATCGAGCTCCCCCCAGACACTCTGGGCTCTTCTACCCCGGGAATCTGCTTGACAGCTTCGATAAGCCGTACAGCATCTGAGGTTACGATGCGGAACGTATTCGATGTATACTTCTCGATGACATCTCTGGTGTTCCCCTTTTCTATTATCTTGCCCTTGTCTATAAATGCGACCTGATGGCAGATCCGTTGAAGGTCGGAGAGGATGTGGGAGCATACGAAAAAGGAGATATCGTTTTCATTGTGAAGATTGACGATGAGGCTCATGATATCATCGCGCCCGGTTACATCCAGATTTGATGTGGGTTCATCAAGAAACACAAGTTCAGGAGAACCAATCAGAGCTTGGGCGATGGCCAGTCGCTGATACATCCCGGCTGAAAGATTATCGATTTCTCTGTTCTTTGCATAGTCAAGATCAACGTTTTTTAACAATTCCTCGGCCGATGTGTTGCTCTTGTAGATTCTGGCAATCTTGCGCAGATACTCTATGACCTGCATCGACTTTGGATAGGCGGGCTTTTCATGAAGGACGCCGATTCTTCTCCTGATTTGAAGCGAGCTCTCTGCAATATCAAGACCAAGTACCTGAGCGGTACCGCTGTC comes from Candidatus Thorarchaeota archaeon and encodes:
- a CDS encoding ABC transporter permease, which produces MSKNHEKVHPIIELEFKYTYHFPILESIVAIMLFMAATRGIAVGNASVWLELCLGSQWDGSRLIERYYAFLEGGTLAYAMALSSLISVFVLLIPALTAFSLARSFEDGTLQTLLSYPLSRSRILLTKVAMILLLTCIPAMVLALAAVYIYIPGGIQFLPFLALSVAFSVFVLVVTSVGILISLISKRTMPSAAAGMLGWTGALAIVSMDIVPESIKRVINPVAIITESIRGEANTLLTWEIAGSLWGSFIVGIAIFVLGILTFERMEV
- a CDS encoding ABC transporter ATP-binding protein produces the protein MVSVAGLVKEFPEVKALDYVDLEVEKGIFGLIGPNGAGKTTLLRILLGLIKADSGTAQVLGLDIAESSLQIRRRIGVLHEKPAYPKSMQVIEYLRKIARIYKSNTSAEELLKNVDLDYAKNREIDNLSAGMYQRLAIAQALIGSPELVFLDEPTSNLDVTGRDDIMSLIVNLHNENDISFFVCSHILSDLQRICHQVAFIDKGKIIEKGNTRDVIEKYTSNTFRIVTSDAVRLIEAVKQIPGVEEPRVSGGSSITFTSESRGIDDIQADIENVADSLDIKLYAVEKAGNLEVAFKELAKSE